One Primulina tabacum isolate GXHZ01 chromosome 10, ASM2559414v2, whole genome shotgun sequence DNA segment encodes these proteins:
- the LOC142505240 gene encoding beta-galactosidase-like isoform X1: MREMGSMWIMSRVKIYVYIFSISLACSSVTATVSYDDKAFIINGKRRILVSGSIHYPRSTAEMWPDLIQKAKDGGLDVIQTYVFWNGHEPSPGNYNFEGRFDLVKFIKLVQQAGLYVHLRIGPYVCAEWNFGGFPVWLKYVPGIRFRTDNQPFKVAMQGFVTKIVSLMKSESLFEPQGGPIIMSQIENEYGPVEWEIGAPGKAYTAWAAKMAVGLNTGVPWIMCKQETAPDPIIDTCNGFYCEGFRPNRPYKPKMWTEVWTGWYAQYGGAVPHRPVEDLAFSIARFVQNNGSYFNYYMYQGGTNFGRTAAGLFVTTSYDYDAPIDEYGLVNEPKYGHLRDLHKAIKQCEPALVSSYPTVSWPGKNQEVHVFTTKSGDCSAFLSNYDPTYSAKLTFGNTHYDLPPWSISILPDCKTAVYNTATIISKGSDAKMIPVNGGLSWQSYNEETPSADNSDILAMEGLWEQVNVTRDSSDYLWYLAQVNIASDEAFLKNGRLPLLTVMSAGHALHVFINGQLSGTICIFLLVRPTNLYKISCSVIGTVYGSLDQPKLTFSRNVNLRVGINKISLLSVAVGLPNVGVHYETWNTGVLGPVTLNSLNEGTRDLTKQRWSYKVGLKGESLSLDTISGSSSVEWNDGSLLVQKQPLTWYKTTFNAPEGNDPLALDMLGMGKGEIWVNGVSLGRHWPGYIAKGNCGGCNYAGTFTEKKCQSGCGQPSQRWYHIPRSWLKPSGNLLVVFEEWGGNASKVSLVRRTL, encoded by the exons ATGAGAGAAATGGGTTCTATGTGGATAATGTCGAGAGTCAAGATTTATGTGTATATTTTCTCGATTTCTTTGGCTTGTTCTTCAGTAACAGCCACTGTTTCTTATGATGATAAAGCCTTTATTATTAATGGGAAGAGAAGAATTCTCGTTTCTGGTTCTATTCATTACCCAAGAAGCACTGCGGAG ATGTGGCCTGATCTTATTCAGAAGGCCAAAGATGGAGGTTTAGATGTTATACAGACTTATGTGTTTTGGAATGGGCATGAGCCATCTCCTGGAAAT TATAATTTCGAGGGGAGGTTTGATCTTGTCAAGTTCATCAAACTGGTGCAGCAGGCCGGCCTATACGTTCACCTTCGCATTGGACCTTATGTTTGTGCAGAATGGAATTTTGG GGGATTTCCTGTTTGGCTAAAATATGTGCCAGGAATCCGTTTCAGAACGGATAATCAGCCTTTCAAG GTGGCAATGCAAGGATTTGTTACAAAAATTGTCAGCTTAATGAAGTCGGAAAGTTTGTTTGAGCCTCAGGGAGGACCAATAATTATGTCGCAG ATTGAAAACGAGTATGGACCAGTGGAGTGGGAGATTGGTGCTCCTGGTAAAGCTTATACAGCATGGGCTGCAAAAATGGCCGTGGGACTCAATACCGGTGTTCCATGGATAATGTGCAAACAAGAAACCGCCCCCGATCCCATT ATAGATACATGCAATGGTTTCTATTGCGAAGGCTTCCGTCCTAACAGGCCTTACAAACCAAAAATGTGGACTGAAGTCTGGACAGGCTG GTATGCACAATATGGTGGCGCGGTTCCTCACAGACCAGTTGAGGACTTGGCTTTTTCGATAGCCAGGTTTGTCCAAAACAATGGTTCATACTTCAATTATTACATG TATCAGGGAGGGACGAACTTTGGTCGAACTGCAGCTGGCCTTTTTGTTACCACCAGCTATGATTATGATGCTCCAATCGATGAATATG GACTTGTCAACGAGCCAAAATATGGGCACTTGAGGGATTTACATAAAGCAATTAAGCAATGTGAGCCGGCTTTAGTTTCATCATATCCAACTGTGTCATGGCCTGGTAAAAATCAAGAG GTTCATGTCTTTACAACAAAATCTGGGGATTGTTCTGCGTTTCTTTCCAACTACGACCCGACATATTCTGCGAAACTAACTTTTGGAAATACTCATTATGATTTGCCACCTTGGTCTATCAGCATTCTTCCGGACTGCAAAACTGCTGTTTACAACACTGCAACA ATAATCTCCAAAGGTTCAGATGCAAAGATGATACCTGTGAATGGTGGACTATCTTGGCAGTCTTACAATGAAGAGACGCCTTCTGCTGATAACAGTGACATTCTCGCTATGGAAGGTTTGTGGGAGCAAGTAAACGTCACTAGAGATTCATCTGATTATCTGTGGTACCTGGCTCA AGTTAACATAGCTTCTGATGAAGCCTTCTTAAAGAATGGACGGTTGCCTCTTCTCACGGTCATGTCAGCAGGCCACGCCTTGCACGTTTTTATCAACGGCCAATTATCAGGTACTATATGCATTTTCTTACTTGTGCGTCCAACAAATTTGTATAAAATTTCTTGTTCCGTGATAGGAACTGTGTATGGGAGCCTGGATCAACCTAAACTAACGTTCAGCAGGAATGTGAATTTAAGAGTTGGGATCAACAAAATCTCTTTACTTAGTGTCGCGGTTGGTTTGCCG AATGTTGGTGTTCATTACGAAACGTGGAATACTGGAGTTCTTGGTCCGGTCACTCTAAACAGTTTAAACGAAGGGACAAGAGACTTAACAAAGCAGAGATGGTCGTACAAG GTCGGTCTAAAAGGCGAGTCACTCAGCCTCGATACCATTAGTGGAAGTTCTTCTGTCGAATGGAACGACGGATCCCTCTTGGTTCAAAAGCAACCTCTGACATGGTACAAG ACCACGTTTAACGCACCAGAAGGGAACGACCCTTTGGCTTTAGACATGTTAGGAATGGGAAAAGGCGAGATATGGGTAAACGGTGTAAGCCTAGGAAGGCACTGGCCTGGATACATTGCAAAAGGCAACTGTGGTGGCTGTAATTATGCAGGCACATTCACAGAGAAGAAATGCCAAAGTGGTTGTGGACAGCCGTCTCAAAGATG GTATCATATACCACGTTCTTGGTTGAAGCCGAGCGGGAATCTGTTGGTAGTTTTCGAAGAATGGGGAGGCAACGCGAGTAAAGTTTCTCTGGTTAGAAGAACGTTGTAA
- the LOC142505240 gene encoding beta-galactosidase-like isoform X2 gives MREMGSMWIMSRVKIYVYIFSISLACSSVTATVSYDDKAFIINGKRRILVSGSIHYPRSTAEMWPDLIQKAKDGGLDVIQTYVFWNGHEPSPGNYNFEGRFDLVKFIKLVQQAGLYVHLRIGPYVCAEWNFGGFPVWLKYVPGIRFRTDNQPFKVAMQGFVTKIVSLMKSESLFEPQGGPIIMSQIENEYGPVEWEIGAPGKAYTAWAAKMAVGLNTGVPWIMCKQETAPDPIIDTCNGFYCEGFRPNRPYKPKMWTEVWTGWYAQYGGAVPHRPVEDLAFSIARFVQNNGSYFNYYMYQGGTNFGRTAAGLFVTTSYDYDAPIDEYGLVNEPKYGHLRDLHKAIKQCEPALVSSYPTVSWPGKNQEVHVFTTKSGDCSAFLSNYDPTYSAKLTFGNTHYDLPPWSISILPDCKTAVYNTATIISKGSDAKMIPVNGGLSWQSYNEETPSADNSDILAMEGLWEQVNVTRDSSDYLWYLAQVNIASDEAFLKNGRLPLLTVMSAGHALHVFINGQLSGTVYGSLDQPKLTFSRNVNLRVGINKISLLSVAVGLPNVGVHYETWNTGVLGPVTLNSLNEGTRDLTKQRWSYKVGLKGESLSLDTISGSSSVEWNDGSLLVQKQPLTWYKTTFNAPEGNDPLALDMLGMGKGEIWVNGVSLGRHWPGYIAKGNCGGCNYAGTFTEKKCQSGCGQPSQRWYHIPRSWLKPSGNLLVVFEEWGGNASKVSLVRRTL, from the exons ATGAGAGAAATGGGTTCTATGTGGATAATGTCGAGAGTCAAGATTTATGTGTATATTTTCTCGATTTCTTTGGCTTGTTCTTCAGTAACAGCCACTGTTTCTTATGATGATAAAGCCTTTATTATTAATGGGAAGAGAAGAATTCTCGTTTCTGGTTCTATTCATTACCCAAGAAGCACTGCGGAG ATGTGGCCTGATCTTATTCAGAAGGCCAAAGATGGAGGTTTAGATGTTATACAGACTTATGTGTTTTGGAATGGGCATGAGCCATCTCCTGGAAAT TATAATTTCGAGGGGAGGTTTGATCTTGTCAAGTTCATCAAACTGGTGCAGCAGGCCGGCCTATACGTTCACCTTCGCATTGGACCTTATGTTTGTGCAGAATGGAATTTTGG GGGATTTCCTGTTTGGCTAAAATATGTGCCAGGAATCCGTTTCAGAACGGATAATCAGCCTTTCAAG GTGGCAATGCAAGGATTTGTTACAAAAATTGTCAGCTTAATGAAGTCGGAAAGTTTGTTTGAGCCTCAGGGAGGACCAATAATTATGTCGCAG ATTGAAAACGAGTATGGACCAGTGGAGTGGGAGATTGGTGCTCCTGGTAAAGCTTATACAGCATGGGCTGCAAAAATGGCCGTGGGACTCAATACCGGTGTTCCATGGATAATGTGCAAACAAGAAACCGCCCCCGATCCCATT ATAGATACATGCAATGGTTTCTATTGCGAAGGCTTCCGTCCTAACAGGCCTTACAAACCAAAAATGTGGACTGAAGTCTGGACAGGCTG GTATGCACAATATGGTGGCGCGGTTCCTCACAGACCAGTTGAGGACTTGGCTTTTTCGATAGCCAGGTTTGTCCAAAACAATGGTTCATACTTCAATTATTACATG TATCAGGGAGGGACGAACTTTGGTCGAACTGCAGCTGGCCTTTTTGTTACCACCAGCTATGATTATGATGCTCCAATCGATGAATATG GACTTGTCAACGAGCCAAAATATGGGCACTTGAGGGATTTACATAAAGCAATTAAGCAATGTGAGCCGGCTTTAGTTTCATCATATCCAACTGTGTCATGGCCTGGTAAAAATCAAGAG GTTCATGTCTTTACAACAAAATCTGGGGATTGTTCTGCGTTTCTTTCCAACTACGACCCGACATATTCTGCGAAACTAACTTTTGGAAATACTCATTATGATTTGCCACCTTGGTCTATCAGCATTCTTCCGGACTGCAAAACTGCTGTTTACAACACTGCAACA ATAATCTCCAAAGGTTCAGATGCAAAGATGATACCTGTGAATGGTGGACTATCTTGGCAGTCTTACAATGAAGAGACGCCTTCTGCTGATAACAGTGACATTCTCGCTATGGAAGGTTTGTGGGAGCAAGTAAACGTCACTAGAGATTCATCTGATTATCTGTGGTACCTGGCTCA AGTTAACATAGCTTCTGATGAAGCCTTCTTAAAGAATGGACGGTTGCCTCTTCTCACGGTCATGTCAGCAGGCCACGCCTTGCACGTTTTTATCAACGGCCAATTATCAG GAACTGTGTATGGGAGCCTGGATCAACCTAAACTAACGTTCAGCAGGAATGTGAATTTAAGAGTTGGGATCAACAAAATCTCTTTACTTAGTGTCGCGGTTGGTTTGCCG AATGTTGGTGTTCATTACGAAACGTGGAATACTGGAGTTCTTGGTCCGGTCACTCTAAACAGTTTAAACGAAGGGACAAGAGACTTAACAAAGCAGAGATGGTCGTACAAG GTCGGTCTAAAAGGCGAGTCACTCAGCCTCGATACCATTAGTGGAAGTTCTTCTGTCGAATGGAACGACGGATCCCTCTTGGTTCAAAAGCAACCTCTGACATGGTACAAG ACCACGTTTAACGCACCAGAAGGGAACGACCCTTTGGCTTTAGACATGTTAGGAATGGGAAAAGGCGAGATATGGGTAAACGGTGTAAGCCTAGGAAGGCACTGGCCTGGATACATTGCAAAAGGCAACTGTGGTGGCTGTAATTATGCAGGCACATTCACAGAGAAGAAATGCCAAAGTGGTTGTGGACAGCCGTCTCAAAGATG GTATCATATACCACGTTCTTGGTTGAAGCCGAGCGGGAATCTGTTGGTAGTTTTCGAAGAATGGGGAGGCAACGCGAGTAAAGTTTCTCTGGTTAGAAGAACGTTGTAA